From Leptolyngbya sp. KIOST-1, one genomic window encodes:
- a CDS encoding iron-containing redox enzyme family protein: protein MAQSPQRLEPLEAAIAAALPLAYGEPSAPGDDAAHRFLQRVLYRINRLNLFWYDDLQHYKNERSLYLQWLRDRIETAWQAWEMGQMDVDHLQQQDVQQTLRAWYDADVAPPVTANRRFLREDLDREGYRRLLAITSLDGLVEASRMSRILGGASNEVQAMLIRVLMEEYGNGRLSRKHSTFFAKMMAEMNLDTTPEGYFDLAPWQLLASINHNFLLTECKQHFLRYNGGLTYFEIVGPSIYTDYLMAAQRLNLSEASSGYWELHIREDERHGLWMLQDVALPLADQYPDQAWELLLGYAQEKFIGDRAGQAIIQHIQQASTPLPEIYSA from the coding sequence GTGGCCCAATCCCCCCAGCGGCTTGAGCCCTTAGAAGCCGCGATCGCCGCAGCGCTGCCCCTGGCCTACGGTGAACCCTCCGCCCCTGGCGATGACGCTGCCCACCGTTTTCTGCAGCGGGTTTTGTACCGGATTAACCGGCTCAATCTCTTCTGGTATGACGACCTCCAGCACTACAAAAACGAGCGATCGCTCTACCTGCAGTGGCTGCGCGATCGCATTGAAACCGCCTGGCAAGCCTGGGAGATGGGCCAGATGGATGTTGACCATCTGCAGCAGCAGGATGTTCAGCAAACCCTGAGGGCCTGGTACGACGCTGATGTTGCCCCCCCCGTCACCGCCAACCGCCGGTTTCTGCGCGAGGACCTCGATCGCGAGGGCTACCGGCGGCTACTGGCGATCACTTCGCTGGATGGTCTGGTAGAAGCCAGCCGCATGTCGCGGATTTTGGGCGGTGCCAGCAACGAGGTTCAGGCCATGCTGATTCGAGTGCTGATGGAAGAGTACGGCAACGGTCGTCTCTCCCGTAAACACTCCACCTTTTTCGCCAAAATGATGGCCGAAATGAACCTGGACACCACCCCAGAAGGATACTTTGATTTGGCCCCCTGGCAGCTGCTGGCCAGCATTAACCACAACTTTTTGCTGACCGAATGTAAACAGCATTTCCTGCGCTACAACGGTGGTTTAACTTACTTTGAAATTGTTGGTCCATCGATCTATACCGACTATTTGATGGCGGCGCAGCGACTGAACCTGAGCGAAGCATCGTCGGGGTATTGGGAGCTGCACATTCGAGAAGATGAGCGGCACGGCCTGTGGATGCTACAGGATGTAGCGCTGCCGCTGGCAGACCAATATCCTGACCAGGCCTGGGAACTGCTGCTGGGGTACGCCCAGGAAAAATTCATTGGCGACCGGGCTGGGCAGGCCATTATTCAGCATATTCAGCAAGCATCTACTCCCCTACCTGAGATTTACTCAGCCTAA
- a CDS encoding DUF4090 family protein, producing the protein MSQTPTTGADAVDAAIAAGIDLDGTPIPPAKLDLYHQVMAKEAGRQRSGVSNSMRSRIVRIGAKHFSQDELNAMLAAADFAPLKDKEIAYFYGGK; encoded by the coding sequence ATGTCTCAGACTCCCACCACCGGGGCCGATGCCGTTGATGCCGCGATCGCAGCCGGCATCGATCTCGACGGCACCCCCATTCCCCCTGCCAAGCTCGACCTCTACCACCAGGTAATGGCGAAAGAAGCCGGGCGGCAGCGCAGCGGTGTCTCCAACTCCATGCGATCGCGGATTGTGCGAATTGGGGCCAAGCATTTTTCCCAGGATGAGCTGAACGCCATGCTGGCTGCCGCCGACTTTGCCCCTCTCAAAGACAAAGAGATCGCCTATTTCTACGGCGGCAAGTAG
- a CDS encoding hemerythrin domain-containing protein — MPATLNDQKRTAIAEKLADIKAIQSLIIDNEEQFLNQCSDDHLRKRLEDMLEDDQKNLDIVETAITQYGIQAEPKATVQELVSQAKDTLSRSELSLYEKMAQHELLKHGQVVSGLVVHKAAQVVGQDVEAALAPLNTVNFENRAHQEQLKGMLEYLGTLELTGQEPQQGLWARVQDAIAAATGVVGSATTQASDSESADVLDLIFMDHQKARTLISEIRNADSSEQCKALFGQLYKDLLVHSKAEEAVVYPAVQPFYGSDDTQELYAEQAEMENLLNELKAMPSTGDQFMAKIKQLKAMIGDHTRQEESTMFASMRKNLSREDRERMGIRFKESKQSLQSQM, encoded by the coding sequence ATGCCTGCCACCTTAAACGATCAAAAGCGGACGGCGATCGCCGAAAAACTGGCCGATATCAAGGCCATTCAAAGCCTGATTATTGACAATGAGGAGCAGTTCCTAAACCAGTGTAGCGACGACCATCTGCGCAAGCGGCTGGAAGATATGCTTGAAGACGACCAAAAGAATTTAGACATTGTCGAAACCGCCATTACCCAATACGGCATCCAGGCCGAACCCAAGGCTACCGTTCAAGAACTGGTGAGCCAGGCCAAAGACACTCTCTCCCGCTCTGAGCTGAGCCTGTACGAGAAAATGGCCCAGCATGAGCTGCTGAAGCACGGCCAGGTGGTGTCGGGGCTGGTGGTTCACAAGGCTGCCCAGGTGGTTGGCCAAGACGTGGAGGCCGCCCTGGCCCCCCTCAACACTGTCAACTTTGAAAACCGCGCCCACCAGGAGCAGCTCAAGGGCATGCTCGAATACCTGGGCACCCTGGAGCTGACCGGCCAGGAGCCGCAGCAGGGGCTGTGGGCTCGGGTGCAGGACGCGATCGCCGCCGCTACCGGAGTGGTGGGCAGCGCTACGACCCAGGCCTCGGACAGCGAATCCGCTGACGTGCTGGATCTGATCTTTATGGACCACCAGAAGGCCCGAACCCTGATCAGCGAAATCCGCAACGCCGACAGTTCTGAGCAGTGCAAGGCTCTGTTTGGCCAGCTGTACAAGGATCTGCTGGTGCACTCCAAAGCCGAAGAAGCGGTGGTCTACCCCGCTGTTCAGCCCTTCTACGGCAGCGACGACACCCAGGAGCTCTACGCCGAGCAGGCCGAAATGGAAAACCTGCTCAACGAACTCAAGGCTATGCCCTCCACAGGCGATCAGTTCATGGCCAAGATCAAGCAGCTAAAGGCCATGATAGGCGACCACACTCGCCAGGAGGAAAGCACCATGTTTGCATCCATGCGCAAGAACCTCTCCCGCGAAGACCGCGAGCGCATGGGGATTCGCTTCAAAGAGAGCAAGCAAAGCCTGCAAAGCCAGATGTAG
- a CDS encoding BON domain-containing protein: MTWENHIDFDHCTISHGNNPSPMTPGLTNAYDDELREKASQHIPPPPPEYMGLEGEYDTYGLVRRLAEALDRESDLAAIDTLTLIQHGSTIQLTGQVSDRTTLERIIDVASRVDGAREIDSNRVAIADHP; the protein is encoded by the coding sequence ATGACATGGGAAAACCACATCGACTTTGACCACTGCACAATCTCCCACGGGAACAACCCCAGCCCCATGACGCCGGGGCTGACCAATGCCTACGACGACGAGCTGCGCGAAAAGGCCAGCCAGCACATTCCGCCGCCGCCGCCGGAGTACATGGGCCTGGAGGGGGAGTACGACACCTATGGGCTGGTGCGCCGTCTGGCTGAGGCCCTCGATCGCGAGTCCGACCTGGCCGCCATCGACACCCTCACCCTGATTCAGCACGGCAGCACCATTCAGCTCACGGGCCAGGTGAGCGATCGCACCACCCTGGAGCGCATCATCGATGTGGCCAGCCGGGTAGACGGGGCCCGGGAGATTGACAGCAACCGCGTGGCGATCGCCGACCACCCATAG
- a CDS encoding SAM-dependent methyltransferase: MNKSLLVSDAVVEATSPNQVFFCPEESQFYAQCLEKMVLAQGSSDPIVEFGSGDGSPVIQALLRSTYKGAIQGYELNVAAHQLAQLRIEQYGLTPYYQVHNDCFFKGSTAAAHCLIANPPYLPAPDNQLYMPSLHGGDDGATITKQLLARGCEQVMLMISAYSNPVDTVNHAIKNGYDVVDFMVTPLKFGYYSCEPKVRDSIAKLKRRRQAFFSEKIYFLAGVLFRQKSAATACLSEEFLKVMTAL; the protein is encoded by the coding sequence ATGAACAAAAGTTTGTTAGTCTCCGATGCTGTGGTTGAGGCAACATCCCCTAACCAGGTTTTCTTTTGCCCCGAAGAGTCGCAGTTTTACGCCCAGTGTCTGGAGAAGATGGTGCTAGCCCAGGGCAGCTCAGACCCCATCGTTGAATTTGGTTCAGGGGACGGTAGCCCCGTCATTCAGGCGCTGCTGCGCAGCACGTATAAAGGGGCAATTCAGGGGTACGAACTCAATGTAGCGGCCCATCAATTGGCTCAGCTAAGAATTGAGCAGTATGGGCTGACTCCCTATTACCAGGTTCACAACGACTGTTTCTTTAAAGGCTCTACCGCCGCCGCCCACTGTCTAATTGCCAATCCTCCCTACCTGCCCGCCCCCGACAATCAGCTTTACATGCCCTCTCTGCACGGCGGTGACGACGGTGCCACCATTACCAAACAGCTGCTTGCCCGGGGCTGTGAACAGGTCATGCTCATGATCTCGGCCTACTCAAACCCTGTGGATACGGTCAATCACGCGATTAAAAATGGGTATGATGTGGTGGACTTTATGGTCACCCCGCTCAAGTTTGGCTACTACAGCTGCGAACCCAAGGTGAGAGACTCAATCGCAAAACTTAAGCGCAGGCGCCAGGCCTTTTTCTCGGAGAAAATTTACTTTCTTGCTGGCGTCTTGTTTCGGCAAAAAAGTGCTGCTACGGCGTGCCTGTCAGAGGAGTTTTTGAAGGTCATGACGGCGCTGTAA
- a CDS encoding GntR family transcriptional regulator yields MILSSSPIINRSKSLYEQVYHALRSAILTGDLSPGDRLVETQLAEWLQVSRTPLREALRQLQQDGLVTADVSGGLRGTTITAADAEELYDCRLALEALAVAGACTHATAEQLEAIALCVAQAEGATANSHGSLSPEGLLNVDYQFHHLIAESSGNRRLVSLLDSLFDAMALLRIQTLQQNPNVLDIRLEHRQIYEAILSRNSEVAVSAITQHLRASKTRVVKEIEGHQPVAAVPS; encoded by the coding sequence GTGATTCTATCCTCTTCACCGATCATCAACCGCAGCAAGTCGCTCTACGAGCAGGTGTACCACGCGCTGCGTTCGGCGATTTTGACCGGCGACCTCTCCCCAGGCGATCGCCTGGTTGAAACCCAGTTGGCCGAGTGGCTGCAGGTGAGCCGCACCCCCCTGCGCGAGGCGCTGCGCCAGCTCCAGCAGGACGGGCTGGTTACCGCCGATGTCAGCGGCGGGCTGCGGGGGACCACCATTACTGCCGCCGATGCCGAAGAACTCTACGACTGTCGGCTGGCCCTGGAGGCCCTGGCGGTGGCCGGGGCCTGTACCCACGCCACAGCGGAGCAGCTGGAGGCAATTGCCCTCTGCGTGGCCCAGGCCGAGGGGGCCACCGCCAACAGCCACGGCAGCCTCTCCCCCGAAGGGCTGCTCAACGTGGACTACCAGTTTCACCACCTGATTGCCGAAAGCTCGGGCAATCGGCGGCTGGTGTCGCTGCTCGATTCACTGTTTGACGCCATGGCCCTGCTGCGGATCCAGACCCTCCAGCAAAACCCCAACGTGCTCGATATTCGCCTGGAGCACCGCCAGATCTACGAGGCCATCCTCAGCCGCAACTCGGAGGTGGCCGTCAGCGCCATCACCCAGCACCTGCGGGCCAGCAAAACCCGCGTGGTCAAAGAAATTGAGGGCCATCAGCCGGTTGCGGCGGTTCCGTCCTGA
- a CDS encoding MBL fold metallo-hydrolase, with protein MSLVFEQIKTPGLAQLSYIVGDAAAGVAAIVDPRRDVEVYLRRSRQLGLRISHAIETHIHADFVSGARELQERLNIPIAAGRSEDYQFDYQPLDSGDTITLGKITLEVRHTPGHTPEHISLLLSDPRQGKQPFALFTGDTLFNLDVGRPDLLGADTARSLAHQLYHSLFEQLLPLGDRMEIYPCHGAGSACGKSIGDRTQSTLGNERLFNPALQPRSADEFVDWLLSDMPEPPRHYSRLKTVNAAGPPIQGCFQAPQTLAVEAFQRRMEQPNTLVIDTRSLLAFGGGHIPGAINIGLGPSFPSWVGWLVDPNSSILLVAEGPEALREASEQLFRIGYDRVVGYLHDGMTGWQTQGLPLQRITQMPVTELHAQLDCEDLLVLDVRSDQEFLNGAIPHAQHLYLPHLKENLAQLDHTKRVATYCGSGYRASIAASLLQKYGFASVINIPGSWSAWQSAELPVEQPQSVG; from the coding sequence ATGAGCCTTGTCTTTGAACAAATTAAAACCCCAGGGCTGGCCCAGCTTTCCTACATCGTGGGCGATGCCGCTGCCGGCGTGGCTGCGATCGTCGATCCCCGTCGAGATGTGGAGGTCTATTTGCGGCGATCGCGGCAGCTGGGGCTGCGCATCTCCCACGCCATAGAAACCCACATTCACGCCGATTTTGTCTCGGGCGCGAGGGAACTACAGGAGCGGCTGAACATCCCCATTGCGGCGGGTCGCAGCGAGGATTACCAGTTCGACTACCAGCCTCTGGATAGCGGGGATACCATCACTCTGGGCAAAATCACCCTGGAGGTGCGGCATACCCCAGGGCATACTCCCGAGCACATCAGTTTGCTGCTGTCCGACCCACGCCAGGGAAAGCAGCCCTTCGCCCTGTTCACAGGCGACACCCTCTTTAACCTGGATGTTGGCCGCCCCGATCTGCTGGGGGCCGATACCGCTCGTTCCCTGGCACACCAGCTCTACCATTCCCTGTTTGAGCAACTGCTGCCCCTGGGCGATCGCATGGAGATCTACCCCTGCCACGGGGCCGGGTCCGCCTGCGGCAAGTCGATCGGCGATCGCACCCAGAGTACCCTGGGCAATGAGCGACTGTTCAACCCGGCCCTGCAGCCCCGCAGCGCCGACGAGTTCGTTGACTGGTTGCTCAGCGACATGCCCGAGCCGCCCCGCCACTACAGCCGGCTCAAAACAGTAAACGCCGCTGGCCCACCTATTCAGGGTTGTTTTCAGGCTCCTCAGACGCTGGCAGTCGAAGCGTTTCAGCGGCGCATGGAGCAGCCCAATACCCTGGTGATCGACACTCGCTCCCTGCTGGCCTTTGGCGGTGGGCACATTCCGGGGGCCATCAACATTGGGCTGGGGCCGTCGTTTCCGTCCTGGGTAGGCTGGCTGGTCGATCCCAACAGCTCGATTCTGCTTGTGGCTGAAGGACCAGAGGCCCTGAGGGAAGCCAGCGAACAGCTGTTTCGCATCGGCTACGACCGGGTGGTTGGCTATTTGCACGACGGCATGACCGGGTGGCAGACCCAGGGTTTACCGCTCCAGCGCATTACCCAGATGCCCGTGACCGAACTCCACGCCCAGCTCGACTGCGAGGATCTGCTGGTGCTGGACGTGCGCAGCGATCAGGAATTTCTCAACGGTGCCATCCCCCACGCTCAGCACCTCTACCTGCCGCACCTGAAGGAAAACCTGGCGCAGCTCGACCACACCAAGCGGGTGGCAACCTACTGCGGCAGCGGCTACCGAGCTTCGATCGCGGCCAGTCTGCTGCAAAAGTACGGTTTTGCCTCGGTGATCAATATCCCGGGATCGTGGAGCGCATGGCAATCGGCAGAACTCCCCGTGGAGCAGCCGCAGTCGGTGGGCTAG
- a CDS encoding DUF3891 family protein, with protein MIVNLQADGWEIIYHRAHALLAAQIAGHWNFGKQTYRLYETIAAIAHHDHLEKEWEGDQLTEAGAPLDFTLEKEPAVDKLRQHADEALYQGRWVAMLISMHLCFLNQGQGEDDSEMADFLKEQRRRQAQWQAELEISPEEAEKAYTFMRWCDRLSLILSQRQIPAAGRKLEITAGPDGQPYSVYQLDCGDLSVTPWPFSCEKFTVKVDACYVSQLQFGSNDELTQALQKAPRKSLSWTLKTSD; from the coding sequence ATGATCGTCAATCTCCAAGCCGACGGTTGGGAAATTATTTACCACCGCGCCCACGCCCTTCTGGCCGCCCAAATTGCCGGCCACTGGAACTTTGGTAAACAGACCTACCGCCTCTACGAAACCATCGCCGCGATCGCCCACCACGACCACCTCGAAAAAGAGTGGGAAGGGGATCAGCTCACCGAAGCCGGTGCCCCCCTGGACTTCACCCTGGAGAAAGAACCCGCCGTTGACAAGCTTCGTCAGCACGCCGATGAAGCCCTCTACCAGGGCCGCTGGGTGGCCATGCTGATCTCAATGCACCTGTGCTTTTTGAACCAGGGCCAAGGGGAAGACGACTCGGAGATGGCCGACTTTCTAAAGGAGCAGCGTCGGCGGCAGGCCCAGTGGCAGGCGGAGCTAGAGATCAGCCCTGAGGAGGCTGAAAAGGCCTATACCTTTATGCGCTGGTGCGATCGCCTCTCGCTGATTCTCTCCCAGCGTCAAATTCCCGCCGCAGGCCGCAAGCTGGAGATCACCGCCGGTCCCGATGGACAGCCCTACAGCGTTTACCAACTCGACTGTGGCGATTTGAGCGTTACGCCGTGGCCCTTTTCCTGCGAAAAGTTCACGGTCAAAGTCGATGCCTGCTATGTATCTCAGCTCCAGTTTGGCTCCAACGATGAGCTGACTCAGGCTCTGCAAAAAGCTCCCCGCAAGTCCCTATCCTGGACCCTGAAAACCTCTGACTAA